From the genome of Desmospora profundinema, one region includes:
- the lepB gene encoding signal peptidase I: protein MGKKAKSAAHEWMTALIVAASLMIVIRVFLFAPYQVHGESMYPTFEGEELLIVNKWIYDVREPEYGDIVVFHTAEKRDYIKRVIGKPGDKISIKNGEVFRNGEPLSEPYINQERIRRGMPETVVPPDHLFVLGDNRNHSQDSRQIGAVSMGEVVGRADVQLMPIHQFQLLFSQNP from the coding sequence TTGGGGAAGAAGGCGAAAAGTGCCGCTCACGAATGGATGACTGCCTTAATCGTGGCGGCATCCCTCATGATCGTGATTCGTGTGTTTCTGTTCGCTCCCTACCAAGTTCATGGGGAGTCTATGTACCCCACGTTCGAGGGAGAGGAACTGTTGATTGTTAATAAATGGATATACGATGTACGGGAACCGGAATACGGGGACATCGTCGTTTTCCATACAGCGGAAAAACGCGACTACATTAAGCGGGTGATCGGGAAACCCGGCGACAAGATCAGTATCAAAAACGGTGAAGTGTTCCGCAACGGGGAACCATTGTCGGAGCCGTACATCAATCAGGAACGGATCCGGAGGGGAATGCCGGAGACTGTTGTTCCGCCGGACCATCTTTTTGTGTTGGGCGATAACCGCAATCACAGTCAGGACAGCAGACAAATCGGAGCGGTCTCCATGGGAGAGGTGGTGGGCCGGGCAGACGTCCAATTGATGCCCATTCACCAATTCCAGCTGTTGTTCAGCCAAAACCCGTAA
- the metG gene encoding methionine--tRNA ligase: MSTKPSYYITTPIYYPNDKLHIGHAYTTVAGDAMARYKRLRGFDVMYLTGTDEHGQKIQRRAAEAGKDPQGFVDEIVKGIQHLWSALDISYDDFIRTTEPRHKKVVQTLFQRLLDQGDIYLDEYEGWYCTPCESFWTERQLEEGNCPDCRRSVEKVREESYFFRMNKYTDRLLQYYEQNPDFIQPESRKNEMVQNFIKPGLEDLCVSRTTFDWGIPVPNDPKHVMYVWLDALTNYISALGYGTEDDAKYQKYWPADVHLVGKDIVRFHTIYWPIMLMALDLPLPKKVFAHGFFQMKDGKMSKSKGNVVDPLPLIERYGLDVLRYYLLREVPFGQDGVFTPEGFVERANADLANDLGNLLHRTLTMVNKYSGGVVGKPIPGATEQDESLVRLATETVNKVEKAMDRMQFSVALASIWELVRGTNRYLEGTMPWELAKDPAKKEVLESSLYHVLESLRFASILIRPFLVRTPVRMWEQMGLEEGEKTSWDSVAVFGSFPAGIRVNKGNPLFPRLDVEEEAKAIVRLMGGIPVEKTEKAAQPKAEEAKQKETNQADMISIDQFAQVDLRVAEILEADRVKGADRLLKLQLDLGFEKRQVVAGIAQHYNPDQLIGQKVICVANLKPVKLRGVLSQGMVLAAKEGDQLVLSTVSSDIPNGAQVK, from the coding sequence ATGAGTACCAAACCCTCGTATTACATCACGACACCGATTTATTATCCCAATGACAAATTGCATATCGGCCATGCCTACACCACAGTGGCAGGAGATGCCATGGCCCGCTACAAACGACTCCGGGGCTTTGATGTCATGTACTTGACCGGGACCGACGAGCATGGACAAAAAATCCAGCGCCGGGCGGCGGAAGCGGGTAAAGATCCGCAAGGTTTCGTGGATGAGATCGTCAAAGGAATCCAGCATTTGTGGAGCGCCTTGGACATCTCCTATGACGACTTTATCCGGACTACCGAACCGCGCCATAAGAAAGTGGTACAGACGTTGTTTCAACGTCTGTTGGATCAGGGAGACATCTACCTGGATGAATATGAAGGATGGTATTGCACCCCTTGTGAATCGTTTTGGACTGAACGGCAGTTGGAGGAAGGAAATTGCCCGGACTGCAGACGCTCGGTGGAAAAGGTGCGGGAAGAAAGTTATTTTTTCCGCATGAACAAATATACCGACCGACTGCTTCAGTACTATGAGCAAAACCCCGACTTCATCCAGCCGGAATCCCGCAAAAACGAAATGGTCCAAAACTTCATCAAGCCGGGCCTGGAAGATTTGTGTGTCTCCCGTACCACCTTCGACTGGGGCATTCCCGTTCCCAATGATCCCAAACACGTGATGTACGTATGGCTGGATGCCCTGACCAACTATATCTCCGCACTGGGATATGGAACCGAGGATGATGCCAAGTACCAGAAATACTGGCCGGCGGACGTTCACCTGGTAGGAAAGGATATCGTTCGTTTCCATACTATCTACTGGCCCATTATGCTGATGGCGTTGGATCTGCCACTGCCCAAAAAAGTGTTTGCCCACGGCTTTTTCCAGATGAAAGACGGTAAAATGTCCAAATCTAAAGGCAACGTGGTGGATCCCCTGCCCTTGATTGAACGCTATGGGTTGGATGTTCTCCGTTATTATCTGTTACGGGAAGTTCCCTTCGGCCAGGACGGAGTGTTTACGCCTGAAGGGTTTGTTGAACGCGCCAATGCCGATTTGGCAAACGACTTAGGCAATCTGTTGCACCGTACCCTGACCATGGTGAATAAATACAGCGGCGGTGTGGTGGGTAAGCCGATCCCCGGTGCTACGGAGCAAGATGAATCCCTGGTACGATTGGCGACCGAAACCGTCAACAAGGTGGAGAAAGCGATGGACCGGATGCAGTTTTCGGTCGCTCTTGCCTCCATCTGGGAATTGGTGCGGGGGACCAACCGCTATCTGGAAGGGACCATGCCGTGGGAGTTGGCCAAGGATCCGGCCAAAAAAGAGGTGTTGGAATCAAGTCTTTACCATGTACTGGAAAGCCTCCGCTTTGCCAGTATCCTGATCCGTCCCTTCCTGGTTCGCACGCCGGTTCGCATGTGGGAACAAATGGGGTTGGAAGAAGGAGAAAAAACCAGCTGGGACAGTGTGGCCGTCTTTGGGTCTTTTCCGGCAGGGATCCGGGTCAACAAAGGAAACCCTCTGTTTCCCCGTCTGGATGTGGAAGAAGAAGCCAAAGCAATCGTACGGTTGATGGGAGGGATTCCGGTGGAGAAAACGGAAAAAGCGGCCCAGCCAAAAGCGGAAGAGGCAAAGCAAAAAGAGACCAATCAAGCCGATATGATCTCGATCGACCAATTTGCGCAAGTGGATCTGCGGGTGGCGGAGATCCTGGAAGCCGACCGGGTCAAGGGAGCTGACCGCCTCCTGAAATTGCAATTGGACCTCGGCTTTGAAAAGCGTCAAGTGGTGGCCGGAATTGCCCAGCATTACAACCCCGATCAGCTGATCGGGCAAAAAGTGATCTGTGTGGCCAACTTAAAGCCCGTCAAACTGCGGGGAGTACTATCCCAAGGGATGGTGTTGGCGGCCAAAGAAGGGGATCAACTGGTTCTGTCCACGGTCTCCTCCGATATTCCCAACGGTGCTCAAGTGAAGTGA